GTGGTGCATCGTCACCGTCTTCACCTCGTTCGCACCGGTGGATTCGAGATACGCGGCAATGAGCCGCAAACTATCCCCGGTGTCCGTGACGTCATCGGCAATCAAGACGCGCTTGCCCCGCGCGAGCTCCTGCGCGTTTACATCAAGGCCAAATCTCAGCCGCGCGTCGCCCGTGATCGTGGCCGCCAATCCCCAGTGCTCCACCTTCACGCTCAGGAGCTCCTTGAGCAGGAAGAAATCGCAGAGCACACGCGCTAGATACCAGCCGCCGCGGGCGACACCGATGACCACCTCCGGCCGATAGCCCGCAGCCTTTATCTCAGCACTCGCATCCCTGCAGAGGCTGTACGCGTAGCTCCAATCCACCACCGTGCACCTGAATCGCTCTCGCATCGCGCTCTACCAGTTCGGTACCTACCGTTCCGT
This genomic stretch from Methanomicrobia archaeon harbors:
- a CDS encoding phosphoribosyltransferase gives rise to the protein MRERFRCTVVDWSYAYSLCRDASAEIKAAGYRPEVVIGVARGGWYLARVLCDFFLLKELLSVKVEHWGLAATITGDARLRFGLDVNAQELARGKRVLIADDVTDTGDSLRLIAAYLESTGANEVKTVTMHHKTTSTYVPDFYGELMPEWTWIVYPWSIIEDVLELCEQTLAKTGRGLTLRELRAALKLGFDLYVPYTQLREILETAAWQGRLKREKEGEKEVWSRLR